Proteins from a single region of Corynebacterium pseudogenitalium:
- a CDS encoding DDE-type integrase/transposase/recombinase, giving the protein MLGVARSRRYYQDNPRPKKQDPIPHHKRNIKRLTDAQVNDILALLDANPYSSVDDVFYHALNNGCYIASLRSFYRVAKAHGKLLSQRHGTSRTRPRRARGNNQSPHVEAHRPGQVLCWDITYLPGKYTNQYYACHTAIDLYSRAVVGAVVAHHEDSRVARHMFEEIFAAHPDVDTVHSDNGAAMTSRSLGELFDAHQVKRSFSRPSISNDNPHMESLFHTMKGMAYYPRAFASIKHAASWVDEFTHLYNQRPHRGINGYTPQSVLDGTWQQMEATRRDAVEQALADGLITAIPKTPIGLPEKVTIIRTTSKTAPTPRALMMHC; this is encoded by the coding sequence GTGTTAGGAGTGGCGCGTTCCAGGCGGTATTACCAGGACAATCCTCGCCCGAAGAAGCAAGATCCGATCCCGCATCACAAACGCAACATCAAACGCTTAACCGATGCGCAAGTCAACGACATTTTGGCCTTGTTGGATGCCAATCCGTATTCGAGTGTGGATGATGTCTTCTACCACGCATTGAACAATGGGTGCTATATCGCCAGCTTGCGTAGCTTCTACCGGGTTGCCAAAGCACACGGCAAACTCTTATCACAACGCCACGGCACAAGCAGAACACGCCCGCGGCGTGCACGCGGCAACAACCAGTCCCCACATGTTGAAGCACACCGGCCAGGTCAAGTGCTGTGCTGGGATATCACCTACCTTCCAGGCAAGTACACCAACCAGTACTACGCCTGCCATACCGCAATCGATCTCTATTCCCGTGCTGTTGTTGGCGCAGTCGTTGCCCACCACGAAGATTCCCGCGTGGCACGGCATATGTTTGAAGAAATCTTTGCCGCACACCCTGATGTTGACACGGTGCACTCCGATAACGGGGCAGCGATGACTAGTCGTAGCCTTGGCGAACTTTTTGATGCCCACCAGGTCAAACGGTCGTTCAGTAGGCCGTCGATCAGTAACGATAATCCGCATATGGAGTCGTTGTTTCACACGATGAAAGGTATGGCCTACTACCCGAGGGCTTTTGCCAGCATTAAGCACGCGGCGAGCTGGGTTGATGAGTTTACACACTTGTATAACCAACGGCCCCACAGAGGGATTAATGGCTACACACCGCAAAGCGTGCTTGACGGCACGTGGCAACAGATGGAAGCCACCCGGCGAGATGCCGTCGAGCAAGCACTTGCCGATGGGCTAATTACCGCGATACCGAAAACACCGATTGGGTTGCCTGAGAAAGTCACGATTATCCGCACAACGAGTAAGACGGCGCCGACGCCGCGTGCATTGATGATGCATTGTTAA